Proteins co-encoded in one Aspergillus luchuensis IFO 4308 DNA, chromosome 6, nearly complete sequence genomic window:
- a CDS encoding uncharacterized protein (COG:S;~EggNog:ENOG410PHAM;~InterPro:IPR029057,IPR000836,IPR027417,IPR036412, IPR023214;~PFAM:PF12710,PF14681,PF13207;~go_process: GO:0009116 - nucleoside metabolic process [Evidence IEA]) encodes MQMPTSPEDERCPTVAPVCPPVAAPKVIGLYGVPGAGKTFLMNKLNQQLGEELFAFFEGSEVIASVITGGLDAFKKLDESEKAEYRKRAVQKIKSTCSETRKVGIVTGHLSFWDDERRDHPMKVITEDDLDTFTHILYLNTPVHMITEQRKKDTERLRPSVSESRLCEWQDYEIKELSSLCLDKNIMFAHVWSGLSCKLSTFIRDIECHDEEYNMAVANERLDKILSNHSDNVQTVLFVDADKTLSEDDTSETFWTMLEDLKGVHNPLRRLFNKMGYSYAAFRQAMMYYEDQVCDDDFSSICDDIASEINLYPQISLLLKEAVEHKHVCLVIVTSGLRLVWKKVIEREGLANVVKVIGGGRIDDGLVVTPEVKRSLIVRAQTVHGAHTWAIGDSPIDLPMMLAADKAVVVVGKEQTRSKSMDGALRDAILNDGLQARQALLPYNTLKPRLDLNILPVIHLEDENIQSSIFRHWFRFYHATDDNASKLLSTPMRDDAIRGPALQDAHKKAAHYLSTKYLAEIIGLETFPVRHPQNKSIDGYRLLNEGQTLIVPLMRGGLPMANGVNEVFPTAQLLHAKFPHDVKRENLEGIVTVILVDSVINSGKSIVEFLQHIRQINDAICVIVVAGVVQDQALKGNSPIRAVARSMEVTIIALRVSKNKYTGKGTTDTGNRLFNTTQLD; translated from the coding sequence ATGCAGATGCCCACCTCGCCGGAAGACGAGAGGTGCCCTACCGTGGCACCCGTGTGTCCCCCGGTGGCCGCCCCCAAGGTCATCGGACTTTACGGGGTGCCGGGGGCTGGCAAGACCTTTCTAATGAACAAACTGAACCAGCAGCTTGGTGAGGAgctttttgccttttttgaAGGATCCGAGGTCATTGCCTCTGTAATTACCGGCGGGCTGGATGCATTTAAGAAGCTCGACGAGTCTGAGAAAGCCGAGTATCGCAAGCGGGCTGTTCAGAAGATCAAGTCAACTTGCAGTGAGACCAGGAAAGTTGGGATTGTTACCGGCCACCTCAGCTTTTGGGACGACGAAAGACGTGACCACCCCATGAAGGTCATCACTGAGGATGACTTGGATACCTTCACTCATATTTTGTACCTCAATACTCCGGTGCATATGATTACCGAACAACGAAAAAAGGATACCGAGAGATTACGACCAAGTGTGTCGGAGAGTCGTTTGTGCGAGTGGCAAGATTACGAGATAAAAGagctctcttctctttgccTGGACAAAAACATTATGTTTGCTCATGTTTGGTCCGGTTTGAGCTGTAAGCTGTCGACCTTCATTCGTGACATTGAATGTCACGATGAGGAATATAACATGGCTGTTGCCAATGAACGTTTGGACAAGATTCTCTCGAACCATAGCGACAACGTTCAGACCGTCCTGTTTGTTGATGCAGACAAGACGCTCTCGGAAGACGACACCAGCGAAACCTTCTGGACGATGTTGGAAGATCTCAAGGGCGTCCATAATCCTCTAAGACGGCTCTTCAACAAGATGGGGTATTCGTATGCCGCGTTCAGACAGGCTATGATGTACTATGAAGATCAGGTCTGCGATGATGACTTCTCTTCTATTTGCGACGATATTGCAAGTGAAATCAATCTCTATCCCCAGATTTCCCTGCTTCTCAAAGAGGCGGTCGAACACAAACACGTTTGTCTCGTTATCGTCACCAGCGGCCTGCGTCTGGTCTGGAAGAAAGTCATTGAGAGAGAAGGGCTCGCTAATGTCGTTAAAGTCATCGGTGGTGGCCGTATCGACGACGGATTGGTGGTTACCCCTGAGGTGAAGCGAAGTTTAATTGTTCGTGCCCAAACAGTCCATGGAGCCCACACCTGGGCGATCGGGGACAGCCCTATTGACTTGCCGATGATGTTGGCTGCAGACAAAGCGGTTGTCGTGGTGGGTAAAGAACAAACGCGAAGCAAGAGCATGGATGGCGCTTTACGTGATGCTATCCTCAATGATGGGCTGCAGGCTAGGCAGGCCTTGCTGCCCTACAATACTCTGAAACCACGACTTGACTTGAACATACTCCCTGTGATCCATTTAGAAGACGAAAATATCCAAAGCTCGATCTTCCGCCACTGGTTTCGATTCTACCACGCGACCGATGATAACGCTTCTAAGTTGTTGAGTACTCCTATGAGAGACGACGCCATCCGCGGGCCGGCCCTCCAGGATGCTCATAAGAAGGCTGCTCACTATTTGTCCACAAAATACCTGGCAGAGATCATCGGACTTGAAACGTTCCCCGTACGCCACCCTCAAAACAAATCAATCGACGGATACCGGCTTCTCAACGAAGGCCAGACGTTGATCGTGCCGCTGATGCGCGGTGGGCTGCCCATGGCAAACGGTGTTAACGAGGTCTTCCCAACTGCCCAGCTCCTGCACGCCAAGTTCCCCCACGACgtgaagagggagaatcTCGAGGGCATCGTCACTGTGATCTTGGTCGACTCTGTTATCAACAGTGGCAAGTCCATCGTGGAGTTCTTGCAACATATTAGACAGATTAATGATGCTATTTGTGTCATTGTAGTTGCTGGCGTCGTGCAGGACCAGGCCCTCAAAGGCAACAGTCCTATTCGTGCTGTCGCACGTTCAATGGAGGTTACCATTATCGCTCTTCGGGTGTCAAAGAACAAGTACACTGGAAAGGGAACTACTGACACCGGCAATCGTTTATTCAATACGACTCAATTGGACTGA
- a CDS encoding uncharacterized protein (COG:S;~EggNog:ENOG410PPXM), giving the protein MSSKLRQKWHTFLNLPRQSNITWHKSRLSEELSEWRKATTPLARLSETSDVLFTISRAEHDGFPIPFRPAWSRTYNALASTYMLGKFTSRWYFYRVAAYFAGKNDWRGVREVVNPRKGTKLDEVADRHGIDKAKFGRVGRLLLWALPVFP; this is encoded by the coding sequence ATGTCAAGCAAATTACGCCAAAAATGGCATACATTCCTTAACCTCCCCCGCCAATCCAACATTACCTGGCACAAAAGTCGTCTCAGCGAAGAGCTTTCCGAGTGGCGCAAGGCAACTACACCCCTGGCCCGACTAAGCGAGACCTCGGACGTCCTATTCACAATATCTCGCGCCGAACATGATGGATTTCCTATCCCTTTTCGCCCTGCTTGGTCGCGGACGTATAACGCATTAGCCAGTACCTATATGCTGGGCAAGTTCACATCGCGATGGTATTTCTATCGCGTGGCTGCGTATTTCGCCGGAAAGAACGACTGGAGGGGCGTTAGAGAGGTGGTGAATCCGAGGAAGGGGACGAAATTGGATGAAGTTGCAGACAGACATGGCATAGATAAGGCGAAATTCGGTAGAGTTggaagattattattatgggCATTGCCAGTTTTTCCCTGA